The Chroicocephalus ridibundus chromosome 20, bChrRid1.1, whole genome shotgun sequence genome has a window encoding:
- the EIF2D gene encoding eukaryotic translation initiation factor 2D isoform X2, with protein sequence MYSHKGEAVTVYMNNRNPILFEIEKALYPTVYTLWVYPDLLPAFSTWPPVLQKLAGGADLMLPGVVVPSSGFPQVERGTLCAVTLLGNRAPVAVAVATMSTAEMLAAGMKGKGFAVLHTYLDHLWEYGDKSYPPTLAPLVSNTAEKESAEDEEETEGKQPVISFSTDPLQHVDIGDLSLKERDTCAIVMEKEELHENRAAETDEDANAEVQREAEDSRTPQEQMDALFNQCFFHALKCKVKKSDLPLLTSTFLRSHMFSCCPAGQQLDIKKSSYKKFSKFLQCMQQQKILHVKELSKGVESIVEVDWKHPDIRAFAVPEGFSSASAAQDSKNEDRGQVYHAPEIIPLYGVSAKMVPLFQESGHRKGSILSSSEVRNIIINYVKTNELVDETNKNFVKVNAILCDCLLDKSEQDEISNLKWDDLLSRCLERLQPLHQVTFFGQEPIVRKGNIEPIDITIAQRSSNKKVTIIKNLELYGLDPQCVANILQQKVQASATITPVPGTKDRVQVQIQGNQIHHLAKMLLEEYQLPRKYIQGLEKAPKLGRKK encoded by the exons ATGTACTCTCACAAAGGGGAGGCCGTCACTGTTTACATGAATAACAGGAACCCAATACTGTTTGAAATTGAGAAGGCTCTGTATCCAACAG TGTACACTCTGTGGGTCTACCCAGATCTTCTCCCTGCTTTTTCAACATGGCCCCCTGTGCTGCAGAAACTAGCAGGAGGAGCAG ATCTGATGCTGCCAGGAGTTGTAGTGCCATCTTCTGGCTTTCCCCAAGTAGAGCGGGGCACGCTCTGTGCTGTCACCCTTTTGGGAAACAG AGCTCCAGTAGCAGTTGCAGTTGCCACTATGTCCACTGCGGAGATGCTGGCTGCTGGAATGAAGGGGAAGGGCTTTGCTGTGTTGCATACGTACCTGGATCACCTCTG gGAATATGGTGACAAATCTTATCCTCCTACCTTAGCTCCCTTGGTATCAAATACTGCTGAAAAGGAGAGtgctgaagatgaggaagagacGGAGGGGAAACAGCCTGTCATCAGCTTCTCCACTGACCCATTGCAGCATGTGGACATTGGTGATTTGAGCCTGAAGGAGCGAGACACTTGTGCAATAGTGATGGAAAAGGAGGAACTGCATGAGAacagagctgcagaaacagaTGAAGATGCCAACGCAGAGGTTCAGCGGGAAGCTGAAGACAGTAGGACTCCACAAG agcaAATGGATGCATTATTTAATCAGTGCTTTTTTCATGCcttaaaatgcaaagtaaagaAGTCAGATCTCCCTCTGCTCACCAGCACATTTCTACGCAGCCATATGTTTTCATGCTG CCCTGCTGGCCAACAACTGGACATAAAGAAATCAAGCTATAAGAAG TTCTCTAAATTCCTGCAATGTATGCAGCAGCAGAAGATCTTACACGTGAAGGAGCTGAGCAAAGGTGTGGAGAGCATTGTGGAAGTGGACTGGAAACATCCAGA CATTAGAGCATTTGCAGTACCTGAAGGATTTTCTTCAGCCTCAGCTGCCCAAGACAGCAAGAATGAAGACAGAGGACAAGTGTACCATGCTCCCGAAATTATTCCGCTTTATGGGGTCTCAGCAAAAATGGTCCCACTCTTTCAGGAGTCTGGACACAG aaaaGGCAGCATCCTCTCAAGCAGTGAGGTGAGAAACATCATCATCAACTATGTGAAGACTAATGAGTTAGttgatgaaacaaacaaaaa ctTTGTAAAGGTGAATGCCATTCTGTGCGACTGCCTGTTAGATAAATCGGAACAAGATGAAATCTCGAACCTTAAATGGGATGACCTCTTGAGCAG GTGCCTTGAGCGACTGCAGCCCTTACACCAGGTGACATTTTTTGGACAAGAGCCTATTGTGAGGAAAGGAAACATTGAGCCCATCGACATAACCATAGCACAGAGATCATCAAATAAGAAG GTGACAATTATCAAGAACCTTGAGCTGTATGGTCTAGACCCACAGTGCGTGGCCAACATTCTGCAACAAAAAGTACAAGCCAGTGCCACCATCACCCCCGTACCAGGAACAAAAGACAGAGTTCAGGTCCAGATCCAAGGCAACCAAATCCATCATCTGGCCAAGATGCTGCTAG AAGAATACCAGCTACCTCGGAAATACATTCAAGGCCTCGAGAAGGCTCCAAAGCTTGGCcggaagaaataa
- the EIF2D gene encoding eukaryotic translation initiation factor 2D isoform X1 — MFSRAFRVRSNTAIKGSDRRKLRTDVAAAFPNLSAEQLTEFIPNKEELNVIKMYSHKGEAVTVYMNNRNPILFEIEKALYPTVYTLWVYPDLLPAFSTWPPVLQKLAGGADLMLPGVVVPSSGFPQVERGTLCAVTLLGNRAPVAVAVATMSTAEMLAAGMKGKGFAVLHTYLDHLWEYGDKSYPPTLAPLVSNTAEKESAEDEEETEGKQPVISFSTDPLQHVDIGDLSLKERDTCAIVMEKEELHENRAAETDEDANAEVQREAEDSRTPQEQMDALFNQCFFHALKCKVKKSDLPLLTSTFLRSHMFSCCPAGQQLDIKKSSYKKFSKFLQCMQQQKILHVKELSKGVESIVEVDWKHPDIRAFAVPEGFSSASAAQDSKNEDRGQVYHAPEIIPLYGVSAKMVPLFQESGHRKGSILSSSEVRNIIINYVKTNELVDETNKNFVKVNAILCDCLLDKSEQDEISNLKWDDLLSRCLERLQPLHQVTFFGQEPIVRKGNIEPIDITIAQRSSNKKVTIIKNLELYGLDPQCVANILQQKVQASATITPVPGTKDRVQVQIQGNQIHHLAKMLLEEYQLPRKYIQGLEKAPKLGRKK; from the exons ATGTTCTCCAGGGCGTTCCGGGTGAGATCCAACACCGCCATCAAGGGGTCCGATCG GAGGAAACTACGAACTGATGTTGCAGCAGCGTTTCCTAACCTTAGCGCTGAACAATTGACTGAGTTTATTCCAAACAAGGAAGAGCTTAATGTCATCAAAATGTACTCTCACAAAGGGGAGGCCGTCACTGTTTACATGAATAACAGGAACCCAATACTGTTTGAAATTGAGAAGGCTCTGTATCCAACAG TGTACACTCTGTGGGTCTACCCAGATCTTCTCCCTGCTTTTTCAACATGGCCCCCTGTGCTGCAGAAACTAGCAGGAGGAGCAG ATCTGATGCTGCCAGGAGTTGTAGTGCCATCTTCTGGCTTTCCCCAAGTAGAGCGGGGCACGCTCTGTGCTGTCACCCTTTTGGGAAACAG AGCTCCAGTAGCAGTTGCAGTTGCCACTATGTCCACTGCGGAGATGCTGGCTGCTGGAATGAAGGGGAAGGGCTTTGCTGTGTTGCATACGTACCTGGATCACCTCTG gGAATATGGTGACAAATCTTATCCTCCTACCTTAGCTCCCTTGGTATCAAATACTGCTGAAAAGGAGAGtgctgaagatgaggaagagacGGAGGGGAAACAGCCTGTCATCAGCTTCTCCACTGACCCATTGCAGCATGTGGACATTGGTGATTTGAGCCTGAAGGAGCGAGACACTTGTGCAATAGTGATGGAAAAGGAGGAACTGCATGAGAacagagctgcagaaacagaTGAAGATGCCAACGCAGAGGTTCAGCGGGAAGCTGAAGACAGTAGGACTCCACAAG agcaAATGGATGCATTATTTAATCAGTGCTTTTTTCATGCcttaaaatgcaaagtaaagaAGTCAGATCTCCCTCTGCTCACCAGCACATTTCTACGCAGCCATATGTTTTCATGCTG CCCTGCTGGCCAACAACTGGACATAAAGAAATCAAGCTATAAGAAG TTCTCTAAATTCCTGCAATGTATGCAGCAGCAGAAGATCTTACACGTGAAGGAGCTGAGCAAAGGTGTGGAGAGCATTGTGGAAGTGGACTGGAAACATCCAGA CATTAGAGCATTTGCAGTACCTGAAGGATTTTCTTCAGCCTCAGCTGCCCAAGACAGCAAGAATGAAGACAGAGGACAAGTGTACCATGCTCCCGAAATTATTCCGCTTTATGGGGTCTCAGCAAAAATGGTCCCACTCTTTCAGGAGTCTGGACACAG aaaaGGCAGCATCCTCTCAAGCAGTGAGGTGAGAAACATCATCATCAACTATGTGAAGACTAATGAGTTAGttgatgaaacaaacaaaaa ctTTGTAAAGGTGAATGCCATTCTGTGCGACTGCCTGTTAGATAAATCGGAACAAGATGAAATCTCGAACCTTAAATGGGATGACCTCTTGAGCAG GTGCCTTGAGCGACTGCAGCCCTTACACCAGGTGACATTTTTTGGACAAGAGCCTATTGTGAGGAAAGGAAACATTGAGCCCATCGACATAACCATAGCACAGAGATCATCAAATAAGAAG GTGACAATTATCAAGAACCTTGAGCTGTATGGTCTAGACCCACAGTGCGTGGCCAACATTCTGCAACAAAAAGTACAAGCCAGTGCCACCATCACCCCCGTACCAGGAACAAAAGACAGAGTTCAGGTCCAGATCCAAGGCAACCAAATCCATCATCTGGCCAAGATGCTGCTAG AAGAATACCAGCTACCTCGGAAATACATTCAAGGCCTCGAGAAGGCTCCAAAGCTTGGCcggaagaaataa
- the EIF2D gene encoding eukaryotic translation initiation factor 2D isoform X3 — protein sequence MLPGVVVPSSGFPQVERGTLCAVTLLGNRAPVAVAVATMSTAEMLAAGMKGKGFAVLHTYLDHLWEYGDKSYPPTLAPLVSNTAEKESAEDEEETEGKQPVISFSTDPLQHVDIGDLSLKERDTCAIVMEKEELHENRAAETDEDANAEVQREAEDSRTPQEQMDALFNQCFFHALKCKVKKSDLPLLTSTFLRSHMFSCCPAGQQLDIKKSSYKKFSKFLQCMQQQKILHVKELSKGVESIVEVDWKHPDIRAFAVPEGFSSASAAQDSKNEDRGQVYHAPEIIPLYGVSAKMVPLFQESGHRKGSILSSSEVRNIIINYVKTNELVDETNKNFVKVNAILCDCLLDKSEQDEISNLKWDDLLSRCLERLQPLHQVTFFGQEPIVRKGNIEPIDITIAQRSSNKKVTIIKNLELYGLDPQCVANILQQKVQASATITPVPGTKDRVQVQIQGNQIHHLAKMLLEEYQLPRKYIQGLEKAPKLGRKK from the exons ATGCTGCCAGGAGTTGTAGTGCCATCTTCTGGCTTTCCCCAAGTAGAGCGGGGCACGCTCTGTGCTGTCACCCTTTTGGGAAACAG AGCTCCAGTAGCAGTTGCAGTTGCCACTATGTCCACTGCGGAGATGCTGGCTGCTGGAATGAAGGGGAAGGGCTTTGCTGTGTTGCATACGTACCTGGATCACCTCTG gGAATATGGTGACAAATCTTATCCTCCTACCTTAGCTCCCTTGGTATCAAATACTGCTGAAAAGGAGAGtgctgaagatgaggaagagacGGAGGGGAAACAGCCTGTCATCAGCTTCTCCACTGACCCATTGCAGCATGTGGACATTGGTGATTTGAGCCTGAAGGAGCGAGACACTTGTGCAATAGTGATGGAAAAGGAGGAACTGCATGAGAacagagctgcagaaacagaTGAAGATGCCAACGCAGAGGTTCAGCGGGAAGCTGAAGACAGTAGGACTCCACAAG agcaAATGGATGCATTATTTAATCAGTGCTTTTTTCATGCcttaaaatgcaaagtaaagaAGTCAGATCTCCCTCTGCTCACCAGCACATTTCTACGCAGCCATATGTTTTCATGCTG CCCTGCTGGCCAACAACTGGACATAAAGAAATCAAGCTATAAGAAG TTCTCTAAATTCCTGCAATGTATGCAGCAGCAGAAGATCTTACACGTGAAGGAGCTGAGCAAAGGTGTGGAGAGCATTGTGGAAGTGGACTGGAAACATCCAGA CATTAGAGCATTTGCAGTACCTGAAGGATTTTCTTCAGCCTCAGCTGCCCAAGACAGCAAGAATGAAGACAGAGGACAAGTGTACCATGCTCCCGAAATTATTCCGCTTTATGGGGTCTCAGCAAAAATGGTCCCACTCTTTCAGGAGTCTGGACACAG aaaaGGCAGCATCCTCTCAAGCAGTGAGGTGAGAAACATCATCATCAACTATGTGAAGACTAATGAGTTAGttgatgaaacaaacaaaaa ctTTGTAAAGGTGAATGCCATTCTGTGCGACTGCCTGTTAGATAAATCGGAACAAGATGAAATCTCGAACCTTAAATGGGATGACCTCTTGAGCAG GTGCCTTGAGCGACTGCAGCCCTTACACCAGGTGACATTTTTTGGACAAGAGCCTATTGTGAGGAAAGGAAACATTGAGCCCATCGACATAACCATAGCACAGAGATCATCAAATAAGAAG GTGACAATTATCAAGAACCTTGAGCTGTATGGTCTAGACCCACAGTGCGTGGCCAACATTCTGCAACAAAAAGTACAAGCCAGTGCCACCATCACCCCCGTACCAGGAACAAAAGACAGAGTTCAGGTCCAGATCCAAGGCAACCAAATCCATCATCTGGCCAAGATGCTGCTAG AAGAATACCAGCTACCTCGGAAATACATTCAAGGCCTCGAGAAGGCTCCAAAGCTTGGCcggaagaaataa
- the DYRK3 gene encoding dual specificity tyrosine-phosphorylation-regulated kinase 3 isoform X3, with protein MGAAPPCRRHAAGQEAGGDPRCRFGDGLYDSYMRIDQIRYQESTNEERSPSGLPSLGRSNVSSNKLAMKDHPLTGSQVKVEQLFEDSGNRRSSTLQSAGIAGSERSLPSLTKDKSLESISTSKGGGSSSKAHKAISQAPEQAVKQYKHQLSAYEQQEILSFSEIYFVGPAAKKRQGVIGGPNNGGYDDDQGSYIHVPHDHLAYRYEVLKIIGKGSFGQVAKVYDHKLHQHLALKMVRNEKRFHRQAAEEIRILEHLKKQDKTGSMNVIHMLESFTFRNHICMTFELLSMNLYELIKRNKFQGFSIQLVRKFAHSILQCLDALYRNKIIHCDLKPENILLKQQGRSGIKVIDFGSSCFEHQRVYTYIQSRFYRAPEVILGSRYGMPIDMWSFGCILVELLTGYPLFPGEDEGDQLACMMELLGMPPQKLLDQSKRAKNFINSKGHPRYCTVTTHADGRVTLNGSRSRRGKIRGAPGNKDWVTALKGCDDPLFIEFLKECLSWDPSTRMTPGQALRHPWICKRTPKPPSTDKTSSKRISSYTSSFTGIGSKLPPVVGVANKLRANLTSDSNGSIPLCTVLPKLVS; from the exons atGGGGGCCGCCCCCCCCTGCCGCCGCCATGCTGCTGGGCAGGAAGCCGGAGGCGACCCTCGGTGCAG GTTTGGAGATGGATTATATGACTCCTATATGAGGATAGATCAGATTAGGTACCAAGAGTCTACAAATGAAGAACGCAGCCCCTCAGGACTTCCTTCTCTTGGAAGATCTAAT GTTTCTAGCAACAAACTTGCAATGAAGGATCACCCTCTGACTGGAAGTCAGGTCAAAGTGGAGCAATTATTTGAGGACTCTGGCAACAGAAGGAGTAGCACTCTTCAGTCTGCAGGCATCGCTGGTTCAGAAAGATCTCTTCCTTCCCTGACAAAAGATAAAAGCTTAGAGAGCATAAGCACTTCTAAAGGTGGTGGTAGTTCCTCAAAAGCTCATAAAGCCATTTCCCAAGCTCCAGAGCAAGCTGTCAAACAGTACAAACATCAGTTATCTGCTTATGAGCAGCAAGAGATACTTAGTTTTTCTGAAATTTACTTTGTGGGTCCGGCTGCAAAAAAGAGGCAAGGAGTGATCGGTGGTCCCAACAATGGGGGTTATGATGACGACCAAGGCAGCTACATTCACGTGCCCCATGACCATCTTGCTTACCGGTATGAAGTACTCAAAATCATTGGCAAGGGCAGTTTTGGACAAGTTGCTAAAGTCTATGATCACAAACTCCACCAACACTTAGCCTTAAAGATGGTTCGCAATGAAAAGAGATTCCATCGccaagcagcagaagaaatccGGATTCTGGAGCATCTGAAGAAGCAGGATAAAACGGGCAGTATGAATGTTATTCACATGCTGGAGAGCTTCACCTTTCGGAATCACATCTGTATGACCTTTGAACTCTTGAGTATGAACCTGTATGAGCTGATTAAAAGAAATAAGTTTCAGGGCTTCAGTATCCAACTGGTACGCAAGTTTGCTCACTCTATATTGCAGTGTTTGGATGCTctgtacagaaataaaatcatacaCTGTGACTTGAAGCCAGAAAATATCCTTCTAAAACAGCAAGGAAGGAGTGGAATCAAGGTTATAGATTTTGGGTCCAGCTGTTTTGAGCACCAAAGAGTCTACACGTATATTCAGTCTCGATTTTATCGGGCGCCAGAGGTAATTCTGGGAAGTCGCTATGGGATGCCCATAGACATGTGGAGTTTTGGCTGTATTCTGGTGGAACTATTGACTGGATACCCTCTTTTTCCTGGAGAGGATGAGGGAGACCAGCTGGCTTGTATGATGGAGCTTCTTGGGATGCCGCCTCAGAAGCTTTTGGATCAATCCAAGCGAGCCAAGAACTTCATCAACTCTAAGGGTCATCCTCGCTACTGCACTGTAACTACACACGCAGATGGAAGAGTGACCCTTAATGGGAGTCGATCCCGCCGGGGTAAAATACGAGGTGCTCCAGGGAACAAAGACTGGGTGACGGCGCTGAAAGGCTGCGACGATCCCTTGTTTATAGAGTTCTTAAAAGAGTGTCTCAGCTGGGATCCTTCCACACGCATGACTCCGGGTCAAGCTTTAAGGCACCCTTGGATTTGTAAACGAACGCCCAAACCACCCAGCACTGATAAAACCTCCAGTAAACGGATTTCTAGCTATACAAGTTCTTTCACAGGAATAGGTTCCAAGTTGCCTCCTGTAGTTGGAGTAGCCAACAAGCTGAGGGCTAATTTAACATCCGACTCCAATGGCAGCATACCTCTATGTACTGTGCTACCCAAACTGGTCAGCTAA
- the DYRK3 gene encoding dual specificity tyrosine-phosphorylation-regulated kinase 3 isoform X1 has product MLLGRKPEATLGAARFGDGLYDSYMRIDQIRYQESTNEERSPSGLPSLGRSNVSSNKLAMKDHPLTGSQVKVEQLFEDSGNRRSSTLQSAGIAGSERSLPSLTKDKSLESISTSKGGGSSSKAHKAISQAPEQAVKQYKHQLSAYEQQEILSFSEIYFVGPAAKKRQGVIGGPNNGGYDDDQGSYIHVPHDHLAYRYEVLKIIGKGSFGQVAKVYDHKLHQHLALKMVRNEKRFHRQAAEEIRILEHLKKQDKTGSMNVIHMLESFTFRNHICMTFELLSMNLYELIKRNKFQGFSIQLVRKFAHSILQCLDALYRNKIIHCDLKPENILLKQQGRSGIKVIDFGSSCFEHQRVYTYIQSRFYRAPEVILGSRYGMPIDMWSFGCILVELLTGYPLFPGEDEGDQLACMMELLGMPPQKLLDQSKRAKNFINSKGHPRYCTVTTHADGRVTLNGSRSRRGKIRGAPGNKDWVTALKGCDDPLFIEFLKECLSWDPSTRMTPGQALRHPWICKRTPKPPSTDKTSSKRISSYTSSFTGIGSKLPPVVGVANKLRANLTSDSNGSIPLCTVLPKLVS; this is encoded by the exons ATGCTGCTGGGCAGGAAGCCGGAGGCGACCCTCGGTGCAG CCAGGTTTGGAGATGGATTATATGACTCCTATATGAGGATAGATCAGATTAGGTACCAAGAGTCTACAAATGAAGAACGCAGCCCCTCAGGACTTCCTTCTCTTGGAAGATCTAAT GTTTCTAGCAACAAACTTGCAATGAAGGATCACCCTCTGACTGGAAGTCAGGTCAAAGTGGAGCAATTATTTGAGGACTCTGGCAACAGAAGGAGTAGCACTCTTCAGTCTGCAGGCATCGCTGGTTCAGAAAGATCTCTTCCTTCCCTGACAAAAGATAAAAGCTTAGAGAGCATAAGCACTTCTAAAGGTGGTGGTAGTTCCTCAAAAGCTCATAAAGCCATTTCCCAAGCTCCAGAGCAAGCTGTCAAACAGTACAAACATCAGTTATCTGCTTATGAGCAGCAAGAGATACTTAGTTTTTCTGAAATTTACTTTGTGGGTCCGGCTGCAAAAAAGAGGCAAGGAGTGATCGGTGGTCCCAACAATGGGGGTTATGATGACGACCAAGGCAGCTACATTCACGTGCCCCATGACCATCTTGCTTACCGGTATGAAGTACTCAAAATCATTGGCAAGGGCAGTTTTGGACAAGTTGCTAAAGTCTATGATCACAAACTCCACCAACACTTAGCCTTAAAGATGGTTCGCAATGAAAAGAGATTCCATCGccaagcagcagaagaaatccGGATTCTGGAGCATCTGAAGAAGCAGGATAAAACGGGCAGTATGAATGTTATTCACATGCTGGAGAGCTTCACCTTTCGGAATCACATCTGTATGACCTTTGAACTCTTGAGTATGAACCTGTATGAGCTGATTAAAAGAAATAAGTTTCAGGGCTTCAGTATCCAACTGGTACGCAAGTTTGCTCACTCTATATTGCAGTGTTTGGATGCTctgtacagaaataaaatcatacaCTGTGACTTGAAGCCAGAAAATATCCTTCTAAAACAGCAAGGAAGGAGTGGAATCAAGGTTATAGATTTTGGGTCCAGCTGTTTTGAGCACCAAAGAGTCTACACGTATATTCAGTCTCGATTTTATCGGGCGCCAGAGGTAATTCTGGGAAGTCGCTATGGGATGCCCATAGACATGTGGAGTTTTGGCTGTATTCTGGTGGAACTATTGACTGGATACCCTCTTTTTCCTGGAGAGGATGAGGGAGACCAGCTGGCTTGTATGATGGAGCTTCTTGGGATGCCGCCTCAGAAGCTTTTGGATCAATCCAAGCGAGCCAAGAACTTCATCAACTCTAAGGGTCATCCTCGCTACTGCACTGTAACTACACACGCAGATGGAAGAGTGACCCTTAATGGGAGTCGATCCCGCCGGGGTAAAATACGAGGTGCTCCAGGGAACAAAGACTGGGTGACGGCGCTGAAAGGCTGCGACGATCCCTTGTTTATAGAGTTCTTAAAAGAGTGTCTCAGCTGGGATCCTTCCACACGCATGACTCCGGGTCAAGCTTTAAGGCACCCTTGGATTTGTAAACGAACGCCCAAACCACCCAGCACTGATAAAACCTCCAGTAAACGGATTTCTAGCTATACAAGTTCTTTCACAGGAATAGGTTCCAAGTTGCCTCCTGTAGTTGGAGTAGCCAACAAGCTGAGGGCTAATTTAACATCCGACTCCAATGGCAGCATACCTCTATGTACTGTGCTACCCAAACTGGTCAGCTAA
- the DYRK3 gene encoding dual specificity tyrosine-phosphorylation-regulated kinase 3 isoform X2, which produces MKNAAPQDFLLLEDLMLKRSPVSPCMLVSSNKLAMKDHPLTGSQVKVEQLFEDSGNRRSSTLQSAGIAGSERSLPSLTKDKSLESISTSKGGGSSSKAHKAISQAPEQAVKQYKHQLSAYEQQEILSFSEIYFVGPAAKKRQGVIGGPNNGGYDDDQGSYIHVPHDHLAYRYEVLKIIGKGSFGQVAKVYDHKLHQHLALKMVRNEKRFHRQAAEEIRILEHLKKQDKTGSMNVIHMLESFTFRNHICMTFELLSMNLYELIKRNKFQGFSIQLVRKFAHSILQCLDALYRNKIIHCDLKPENILLKQQGRSGIKVIDFGSSCFEHQRVYTYIQSRFYRAPEVILGSRYGMPIDMWSFGCILVELLTGYPLFPGEDEGDQLACMMELLGMPPQKLLDQSKRAKNFINSKGHPRYCTVTTHADGRVTLNGSRSRRGKIRGAPGNKDWVTALKGCDDPLFIEFLKECLSWDPSTRMTPGQALRHPWICKRTPKPPSTDKTSSKRISSYTSSFTGIGSKLPPVVGVANKLRANLTSDSNGSIPLCTVLPKLVS; this is translated from the exons ATGAAGAACGCAGCCCCTCAGGACTTCCTTCTCTTGGAAGATCTAAT GCTGAAGCGTTCTCCCGTGTCACCTTGTATGTTG GTTTCTAGCAACAAACTTGCAATGAAGGATCACCCTCTGACTGGAAGTCAGGTCAAAGTGGAGCAATTATTTGAGGACTCTGGCAACAGAAGGAGTAGCACTCTTCAGTCTGCAGGCATCGCTGGTTCAGAAAGATCTCTTCCTTCCCTGACAAAAGATAAAAGCTTAGAGAGCATAAGCACTTCTAAAGGTGGTGGTAGTTCCTCAAAAGCTCATAAAGCCATTTCCCAAGCTCCAGAGCAAGCTGTCAAACAGTACAAACATCAGTTATCTGCTTATGAGCAGCAAGAGATACTTAGTTTTTCTGAAATTTACTTTGTGGGTCCGGCTGCAAAAAAGAGGCAAGGAGTGATCGGTGGTCCCAACAATGGGGGTTATGATGACGACCAAGGCAGCTACATTCACGTGCCCCATGACCATCTTGCTTACCGGTATGAAGTACTCAAAATCATTGGCAAGGGCAGTTTTGGACAAGTTGCTAAAGTCTATGATCACAAACTCCACCAACACTTAGCCTTAAAGATGGTTCGCAATGAAAAGAGATTCCATCGccaagcagcagaagaaatccGGATTCTGGAGCATCTGAAGAAGCAGGATAAAACGGGCAGTATGAATGTTATTCACATGCTGGAGAGCTTCACCTTTCGGAATCACATCTGTATGACCTTTGAACTCTTGAGTATGAACCTGTATGAGCTGATTAAAAGAAATAAGTTTCAGGGCTTCAGTATCCAACTGGTACGCAAGTTTGCTCACTCTATATTGCAGTGTTTGGATGCTctgtacagaaataaaatcatacaCTGTGACTTGAAGCCAGAAAATATCCTTCTAAAACAGCAAGGAAGGAGTGGAATCAAGGTTATAGATTTTGGGTCCAGCTGTTTTGAGCACCAAAGAGTCTACACGTATATTCAGTCTCGATTTTATCGGGCGCCAGAGGTAATTCTGGGAAGTCGCTATGGGATGCCCATAGACATGTGGAGTTTTGGCTGTATTCTGGTGGAACTATTGACTGGATACCCTCTTTTTCCTGGAGAGGATGAGGGAGACCAGCTGGCTTGTATGATGGAGCTTCTTGGGATGCCGCCTCAGAAGCTTTTGGATCAATCCAAGCGAGCCAAGAACTTCATCAACTCTAAGGGTCATCCTCGCTACTGCACTGTAACTACACACGCAGATGGAAGAGTGACCCTTAATGGGAGTCGATCCCGCCGGGGTAAAATACGAGGTGCTCCAGGGAACAAAGACTGGGTGACGGCGCTGAAAGGCTGCGACGATCCCTTGTTTATAGAGTTCTTAAAAGAGTGTCTCAGCTGGGATCCTTCCACACGCATGACTCCGGGTCAAGCTTTAAGGCACCCTTGGATTTGTAAACGAACGCCCAAACCACCCAGCACTGATAAAACCTCCAGTAAACGGATTTCTAGCTATACAAGTTCTTTCACAGGAATAGGTTCCAAGTTGCCTCCTGTAGTTGGAGTAGCCAACAAGCTGAGGGCTAATTTAACATCCGACTCCAATGGCAGCATACCTCTATGTACTGTGCTACCCAAACTGGTCAGCTAA